One window of Dysidea avara chromosome 11, odDysAvar1.4, whole genome shotgun sequence genomic DNA carries:
- the LOC136239407 gene encoding uncharacterized protein, which yields MVMAEGESSCAGLAGFRNFNEAPSLKDLYKHFTPEYAPSWREIGMHLGLSDAKIRIIKADHPCDVKGCCNEMLAEWLKVDPDASWEKLYAVINSFLDSGKQIGNSEEPAEVKSFSKHLKQRYKYTQFISENEEWPPDQPKHFTALGMIQRKSERTEEEVFEIIRISLSGDVDRVMSPTYQKKAKLSEEIQESQEQPQATKNIVHLLSPSEDGQETRSVLIEGAPGIGKTVLSKEISTFWANGLLLLEMVLVFLIFLRNPLVQKIKSLKDLVKFYYQFDDSSNNIADRCAEYLLQSDGKHVAFLLDGYDEFPETLQQSEGFISDLLQRKILPACVLVVTSRHYASAHLHRNFDRRVDILGFTEDDRLHFIRSSLKGRPSDVNIVVNYLERNPTINKLCFIPFNMTVLLWLYKVTAKLPTDFSELYNYFVCNTIRHHLAKQVKFDQNIPDLHSLPQPYKSVVRQLAALSYEAVNRFQLIFTLEEIRNAYPQIDNVPGALNCFGLLQVVKYFGPSGSIVSVNFLHFSIQEFLAAYHVSCLPHQEEFDLLNKDFMSPFHINIFNMYVGITKGQRPAFLEYITGYKVTTPDEAEYPFKGITIRPELVNSKNSALHFLLRLHGVDNQELCTEFIKASIFSKGVIDFDNFKLLIPSEVECLGLLFISQKKWHKLGLYRSFQDIRDTGVKILHKVLSTNAPVIHKINLTGNNLTPSVSCLIADIVKSCQTKHIQVQYNLLQGILPLLKGTHLKGLCIDVTDEESVVTDVIEFLQGNRFIELLCLHTPHYRECEELSNESAVKIARALKHNDSLQILRFPVEYRRGIFLPGNEHKNDDLWSKLTTDSDFNNFEVRKEVVVHDSEYYPDVIDTMTMSRRV from the exons ATGGTGATGGCTGAAGGCGAGTCAAGTTGTGCGGGACTTGCCGGGTTTAGAAATTTTAATGAAG CTCCATCACTAAAAGACTTATACAAGCATTTTACTCCAGAATATGCCCCAAGTTGGAGAGAGATAGGAATGCATTTGGGTTTGTCTGATGCAAAGATAAGAATCATCAAGGCTGATCATCCATGTGATGTCAAAGGTTGTTGTAATGAAATGTTAGCAGAATGGCTAAAAGTGGACCCAGATGCCTCTTGGGAGAAACTGTATGCTGTCATCAATTCTTTTTTAGATTCTGGTAAACAGATTGGCAACAGTGAAG AGCCAGCAGAAGTTAAATCATTTTCTAAGCATCTGAAGCAACGTTATAAATACACACAGTTCATCAGTGAAAATGAGGAGTGGCCACCTGACCAACCTAAACACTTTACTGCTCTTGGAATGATTCAGCGCAAGAGTGAACGTACTGAAGAAGAAGTCTTTGAAATCATCAGGATTAGTTTATCAGGTGATGTTGATCGTGTTATGTCTCCTACATATCAGAAAAAGGCAAAATTATCTGAAGAAATACAAGAATCACAAGAGCAACCTCAAGCTACCAAAAATATTGTACATTTGCTTTCCCCTTCTGAGGATGGTCAAGAAACGCGAAGTGTTCTAATTGAAGGGGCTCCAGGGATTGGCAAGACCGTATTGTCTAAAGAGATATCAACATTTTGGGCTAATGGATTACTACTGCTGGAAATGGTTCTAGTATTTTTGATTTTCTTAAGGAATCCTCTAGTGCAGAAAATAAAATCTCTGAAAGATCTtgtgaaattttactatcagttTGATGATAGCAGTAACAATATTGCTGACCGTTGTGCTGAATATCTGCTACAGTCAGATGGTAAACATGTGGCTTTCCTCCTTGATGGCTATGACGAATTTCCTGAAACCCTACAGCAAAGTGAAGGCTTTATTTCAGATTTACTACAACGCAAGATACTACCTGCTTGTGTCCTAGTGGTTACTTCTCGTCACTATGCATCTGCACATCTTCATAGAAATTTTGACCGTCGTGTAGACATTTTAGGCTTTACAGAGGATGACCGACTGCACTTCATACGATCATCTCTGAAGGGAAGGCCTAGTGATGTTAACATTGTGGTGAATTATTTAGAGAGAAATCCTACTATAAACAAACTTTGTTTTATCCCTTTTAATATGACAGTTTTATTATGGCTTTACAAAGTAACTGCCAAACTTCCTACAGATTTTTCagagttgtataattattttgtttgtaaTACAATCCGTCATCATCTTGCTAAGCAAGTAAAATTTGATCAAAACATTCCAGACTTGCACAGTCTACCACAACCATACAAATCAGTTGTCCGGCAGCTGGCTGCACTGTCATACGAAGCAGTAAACAGATTTCAGTTAATATTTACTTTAGAAGAAATCAGAAATGCTTATCCACAAATTGATAATGTTCCTGGAGCATTGAACTGCTTTGGGCTTCTTCAAGTTGTAAAGTATTTTGGACCTTCGGGATCTATAGTGTCAGTAAATTTTTTGCATTTTTCTATCCAGGAATTTCTTGCTGCATATCACGTCTCCTGTCTTCCTCACCAAGAAGAATTTGACTTGCTAAACAAAGATTTTATGTCACCATTTCACATCAACATTTTTAACATGTATGTTGGGATCACCAAAGGCCAACGACCAGCATTTCTAGAGTACATTACTGGCTATAAAGTTACAACACCAGATGAAGCTGAGTATCCATTTAAGGGCATTACTATTAGACCTGAACTAGTCAATAGTAAGAATAGTgctttacattttcttttacgTTTACATGGAGTAGATAATCAGGAGTTGTGCACTGAGTTTATCAAAGCTAGCATTTTCTCTAAAGGAGTTATTGATTTTGATAATTTCAAGTTATTGATACCTAGTGAAGTAGAATGTTTGGGTTTACTCTTTATTAGTCAAAAAAAATGGCATAAACTTGGGTTATATCGTTCCTTTCAAGATATTCGTGATACTGGTGTTAAAATTCTTCATAAGGTGTTATCTACTAATGCTCCAGTTatccacaaaattaatttgaCTGGCAATAACTTAACACCTTCTGTCTCCTGTTTGATTGCTGACATTGTCAAAAGTTGTCAGACTAAACATATTCAAGTTCAGTACAACTTATTGCAAGGTATACTACCATTACTAAAGGGAACACATTTGAAAGGACTTTGTATTGATGTCACTGATGAAGAGTCAGTAGTAACTGATGTTATTGAATTTTTGCAAGGAAATAGGTTTATTGAATTATTGTGTTTGCATACACCCCACTACCGTGAATGTGAAGAATTGAGCAATGAATCAGCAGTGAAAATTGCACGTGCATTGAAGCACAATGATTCACTACAAATTTTACGTTTTCCTGTTGAGTATCGTCGTGGTATTTTTCTACCAGGCAATGAGCACAAGAATGATGACCTGTGGAGCAAACTAACAACTGATAGTGACTTTAACAACTTTGAAGTTAGAAAGGAAG TTGTGGTACATGATAGCGAGTATTATCCAGATGTAATTGATACAATGACCATGTCAAGACGTGTATAG